The nucleotide sequence atagatagatagatagatagatagatagatagatagatagatagatagatagatagatagatagatagatagatagatagatagatagatagatagatagatagatagatagatagataactAATTAAAATAACTAAATGGTATGTACTGATTTTAATTCGCAGGAGGTACTCACTGCTATGAAGATGAAATGGCATGTGAAGTGTTTTGCCTGTACAGAATGTAGAGAACCCTTCGAACAAGGCAGAGTTTACTTAAACCAAGGCAAACCATACTGTCTAAAAGGTAAAGCACACataagtatatacattgtagacTACGCCGCCGGGGGAGTCCTTATGATCCAatgagaagagcgcccacaacggctgtgtaatacatgtactagtaatgCAGTAGATTTTGTCATTGATATATATGTTGCAGCAGatttattatacaaaatttacatatggAATAATGTTAAACTAAGTATGGATTTGACAAAATAGAAACATTTCGAATATACGTTTTACCGTTTCTTCTTTCGatttttttcactttcaattGGGCAACTAAAAGTTTGGATCACTTTTATTCTGAGGCTTACTAGTATTATGAATTACTTGacatatttcaacaaatatatGCAGTTGACACAACAATATTTTAGTTTGCCTTACTTCTGAATATACAGTTTTCAGCTTATGTTGTCAATTTTAATTGCCGAAGAAATTTGAAATGTCGAATGTCAGCTGAGACGTAGTATTGATGTGTAAGCTTAGTGAATTGACCCTTGACCCGGCAACGAATGTAGCTAGTAGGTTCAACGAAATGCGAATTCCattgtacatgatgtattttttaggagtaaacttttttttgtaacaaTACATTCGGGTTTTATCAGCTTATCAAAATCATATAACATGAATAATGCTGTATTATTACAGATTATGAGAGAAAATTCCTAGGTGGTAAAAGGAAGCCAGAGACCTGCCAGGGATGTAAAAAAGGCATCGTCAACCGGTGGGTAGATGCTCTAGGTGGAAGTTGGCATCCCGAATGCTTTGTTTGTACGGTAAGTGTatataggtgtgtgtgtgtgtgtgtgtgtgtgtgtgtgtgtgtgtgtgtgtgtgtgtgtgtgtgtgtgtgtgtgtgtgtgtgtctgtctgtctgtctgtctgtctgtctgtctgtctgtctgtctgtctgtctgtctgtctgtctgtctgtctgtatgtatgtatgtatgtatgtatgtatgtatgtatgtgtgtgtgtgtgtgtgttacatgtaaatgataacTGGAAATAACTATGATATCATCAATGACTCATTGCTTGACAAGATTTTATTAAAGACAAACATTTCTCATTTTATAATAAAGCCAAAACACACGTGTTACGTAGATATTGTTCATTAATTTCCAggtttgtctttctttctttcagcaATGCAGTGTCACGCTTCAGGGAACTTCATTCTTTAAAGAAAATGAGACACCTTACTGTGCCAAATGTGCCCATGAAGCTAACAGACAGTGCACAAGCGTCGAATCCTAAGATGTGATGTGAACATGACAACAGCATGATATGGATAAGACACCCTTCCAAATTACAATATGTCATATGTCATGTATTGTGCAAATATTGTGATCACTGTAATTTTAATAGAATTAccatgaatggatgaatggataaaTGAATGTATTAGGAGAGACTACATCAATGCTATATATTACTAACAAcgtataatgtatatgtaggtCTAGTAGCTTTTATAGAGTCACAGCATTGCCGAAAAGTCTGTCAGtattattcaaaattatatattcCATGCTTTACGccgatggtggtggtggggaatGGGGGTTGGGGTGAGGTAGAGGTGGGTGTGTCATATTTTACTCTTTGTCGTTGTTTTCAGAACTATGCAGTTTGctttaaatactagtattagGCCTTCTGGCCTTGGATTTCTGGGTACAATATATTCAATTGCcttagtactacatgtacattgtatatataatttttttctgccGACTGTAATCCCACATACAGATGACGACCACCTGATTTACTTACAAAgcattttgatataaaatagACATGATATTAGTTAGTCAGTAAGATACGCcttgacggggcgccctcaagcATCAGCCCACTCAGGGTTGAGCATTATGACGTATCCTACAGTCTCGATGTATATATAAGCATGTCAGATACTCGTAGTTTACTTTATATATAATagtgtatatgatgtgtacaaatgtaataattgttTGCAAAAAAAGAGGGGAGTGGAGAGAGGTGATTTCaagtaaggccaaataaaaaaagttgtttggttccggttacccgaccccacctagtttttcacgccgaccctaagcttttttttaaatacatattcaagaacaaaatcagaaaatcgcgaaaattgtgaagtctcacaagaaatagtggatgcggaaactgacatcaactgaaaaagacaatgtaaaactgttcttaataaataaatttgtttgttCCACCTAACGTCTTGTTGTACAAGTTGGGTCACATAGTTTCATCTTACTATCACTACTacatctctctctccctccctccctcctctctctctctctctctctctctctctctctctctctctctctctctctctctctctctctctctctctctctctctctctctctctctctctatatatatatatatatatatacgtacttACCTTCGAAAtcgaaataataaaagaaatgtcaaaattacCATGATGCTCAAGTTTGGTAAATCATGGAAAGTGTTGGTATGTGTATGTGAAAAGGCTAGCGCTATCAtcgacaaaaaaaaataatgtaaaattagTCTTTAAAGACAGACTGCAATTTTAGGTGTAGTATAGATATGGAAGTCAAATACAGAGATAAGTATTAAAATGTGGTACTGATACTTGTAGTCGTCCACGAAAACTCTGAAACCATATACAAATTTTCTCTGAATCTCCGTGTGAGGGCGCAATTTTCAAAAGTTGCGGCAACCACTACTTGGGGATGAGGGACATGCCCCGCGTCATATTTTAGTAAAAAGAAATTGAGACATCAAATCTAAAACTAGAATGctaatttttaaacaaattaatactcactttaatttttttcaaatgtaccGCGTGATCAACGACTTtcgttttcaaaattgtcttgtttcgCATTTTCGGCGGCCGTTTTTGACGGGGGAAAGTTGGAGGCATTGATTAAAAACTCTGTTAGAATGGATTCCTAATCATCACAGATAACAGTGTGTTGTGAAAGAGAAATTACTTTCATTTGACCTCAGAGATTGGACAAATACCTGAATGTCATGGATGTGTAGGCGTGTGGCAATATTAATGCTAGTATTCTCAGTAAAAatgtattgtgtgttttttgttattttgttttttttaaacaacattTAATGTAAGTGATTATCTAAATAAGCAAGGCAATTCTTCCCCGTTGAGAAAAGTATTTAAATGACAaaacatctaataaatatataaagaaacatatacataattacatttatctaacctAACGTTTATTGTATAAAACATATTAACTACTATTACTCTAGTTTATACATTTATGAGTTTGTTCTGGCACCAAACACTGTCACAGATGAATGTTGTTTTgagatgcaataaagattctactCTATTCTATATATTCTGGTTTATACATTCAACTACACTGGCCATTATATTTCAACCAACAGTGATTAGTATTAAAGGCTATACCAAAGGGCATGTTGATACAAGTATTGAGTGTGTGGAAGTATTGAGTGTGTGGAAGTAAGAGTGTAAAAAAATGAAGCAACAAACCCTTTTCCCACTTAGGGTGTTTGGGAATCATTTTAACGACTAGACTGTGGACGGTCGCGTGACTTCTTGTCAGTATGTACGTGACGTCAGGGAGGGCGGTACGTCGGCAGACAACTTGTCTGTGAAACATCGAAAGTACTCTCGGGGTAGAGTTGACTTCTCAGACAGAGCTCAGAGGGCGCAGAGCCTACAGAGCTCAGGGGGCGCAGAGCCTAccctttgtattcatattactacatactactacatactggctttgtattcatagcactacatactactacatacaggcgttgtattcatagcactacatactactacatactggctttgtattcatagcactacatactactacatacaggcgttgtattcatagcactacatactactacatactggctttgtattcatagcactacatactactacatactggctttgtattcatagcactacatactactacatactggctttgtattcatattactacatactactacatactggctttgtattcatagcactacatattatgtagtgtagtagtatgatactactgcatactggctttgtattcatagcactacatactactacatactggctttgtattcatagcactacatactactacacggCCCCTATACATGTTACAACATACTagttagggaccggacagaatttacgacaggggggggggcctggggagaaattatctctgacttggtttttttcctggcccccccatccactgtgaccaaaatttcacagccccccctttcaaaagtataaaaatttcatggccccccccccaaaaaaaaaaaaaaaagaaaagaaaaaaagtgcacaatatcctgccccctacaataactaaaaagagtacaaattgttttgttactgtagcacaactgtaatatttcttttggtactactattatgttactatttcagcccaaacaacttagtagttgtagaggaagttttttagaaaacaaaacaaaataaaacatgttgaccatacatgtaatcatacacatgtggtataatcttgtttatttcccaactagacaccataagtagtcatcacttaataccaaagcatttgatgtggtggttttaactgtcattcactgatacatacacagaaacacagacacagagtaaacacacattcacatgcgtgatttgtgaaaaactgtagtggggacatttgtggggagtatctaaggacatcacatcacctacatagtgtattcaaatatctatttatactcataacacaataactatctaatgtcagacatttgtgatgtcatgaagtgctagcaaactaaggattttatgcacactgaggtctgacaaatatagctttcactttcctacaccaaatgcattaccaatacacatgtaaatgtaagacatttgtgacttcatgaaagtgcaaagaaattcagaatgttgtggaatacttagatgtaatcaatatgcttcagttccaaaaccatacatatttaaacctatagtgtcaggcaagagaaaagaacaattagtcaagcaaaaagactgttgttaattgtttttagtgagcaacttgtggataaggttgtaggaaaatacggccagaaggcaactaccaaagttagtgcaaagtcactgatgaaaaaacatttaacaccacgcagacatctaaatactttacaatatttagtacagatagatgaatttgatgatgctgaggagggaaatagtttaatttcactggttttagatagaaagaaagacaagtcttgcctcacatcttcagactctagtgagtctgagagtgaaactcaagaatagtgtcaaggaaagaaataaaacaccaaTCTTAATTAagctggccagacgtttttgtatttacatttttcaccaaaaggtcactttttaatcacataaattacaggtcctatgctaggatattaccatatatatatatatatatatatatatatatatatatatatatatatatatatatatatatatatatatatatatatatatatatatatatatatatatatatatatatatatatatatatatatatatgttgagggtagaagaaaatcaagtcgggtttttcgtctctacaagcctgtttcgtgagtaaatcactcgtcaggagatggtgatgtacatcaacatctcctgacgagtgatttactcacgaaacaggcttgtagagacgaaaaacccgacttgattttcttctaccctcaacatatactccgctctgcgtgcagacgtatcgagcactgtgctacggacaaatcttaccactgacttcctatatatatatatatatatatatatatatatatatatatatatatatatatatatatatatatacatatgtatccttgatggtaattacacactgaacctgtttccacagtgctaaaatgtatgtatgtatgtatgtatgtatgtatgtatgtatgtatgtatgtatgtatgtatgtatgtatgtatgtatgtatgtatgtatgtatgtatgtatgtatgtatacatatgtgtgtgtgtaagtgtgtgtgtgtgtgtgtgtgaacaacttggagtatacatgtataagagtaattcagggtgtatcaaattaatcttgagtagtgtttttatgcttcactaaatagtacatacaaacgtacacacttccatttaatacataaatgaaagtgtagacattcaatattaaaggcgatatcaagtgctatctcatgcaatgctaaattttctaacatattaatttttttcaatgataaaatatttcgcggccccccctttcaaaccatgagaattttcatggcccccccttcaagcctcccatttttttcatggcccccccaatttctccccaggccccccctccgtaaattctgtccggtcccttatgTACTACTGTGAGCTGTGCTGACAGTGTTGTGCCGGGTGACTGACCATATGACTGACGCCCTCAACGATGACCAAGgactgaaatacaaaaaaa is from Glandiceps talaboti chromosome 1, keGlaTala1.1, whole genome shotgun sequence and encodes:
- the LOC144451862 gene encoding PDZ and LIM domain protein 7-like isoform X1; protein product: MSVCHNCNEAAYGMVLNALGHKWHPQCFVCSQCKEEMAGKTFYKGKDGKPLCEDDYAASKCPTCAGCKDKIYGEVLTAMKMKWHVKCFACTECREPFEQGRVYLNQGKPYCLKDYERKFLGGKRKPETCQGCKKGIVNRWVDALGGSWHPECFVCTQCSVTLQGTSFFKENETPYCAKCAHEANRQCTSVES
- the LOC144451862 gene encoding PDZ and LIM domain protein 7-like isoform X2; the protein is MVLNALGHKWHPQCFVCSQCKEEMAGKTFYKGKDGKPLCEDDYAASKCPTCAGCKDKIYGEVLTAMKMKWHVKCFACTECREPFEQGRVYLNQGKPYCLKDYERKFLGGKRKPETCQGCKKGIVNRWVDALGGSWHPECFVCTQCSVTLQGTSFFKENETPYCAKCAHEANRQCTSVES